The Breoghania sp. genome has a segment encoding these proteins:
- a CDS encoding methyl-accepting chemotaxis protein, whose protein sequence is MITNVTSGISNIKVRTRVLALSALSVLAAFVLVAVYFFGDRLVANDVARQAEFVRLAQLSQELQTGALQMRRREKDFLLRKDMEYAAKYGEEVAAVRETIREIAALPAARAIKADLDDLVAGIDLLNAKFQSVTEIYTELGLSEEEGVQGRLRKAVHEVEKTIGEANLDALTVKMLMMRRHEKDFMLRGGAKYIKRIDERRGEFDNLLKEAALDGAVKAELGRLMDVYQAGFREYAQTSSKLETAIKELSTTFADLAPVFDAVFTEAEAGKAKAEAHLLGLRETTRQTFIFAAGLVLVLACGFGFLIAGSITGPLRRLTSAMRVLADGETSVRIPNTQSANELGDMARAVEIFRANAIRNEELMAEQARHEERSRAEKTALMQQLADSFNESVGQIVSSVSAASEHLNHMASQVSGSSQNTNEQASAVAAAAEQVAANVQSVATATDEMTASVAEINTQVARASEVSSKATSAVGKTSQQMKVLSGMTDKIGEVVSMISDIASQTNLLALNATIESARAGEVGKGFAVVAGEVKELAGQTSNATGNIAKLIDDIQAGARAAVDGISEIGTVINELEMLSNGIAAAIEQQGVTAQEVARNITEAAVGTQSVSGSIVTVSQASQETNAASTQVRSSADDLSLQSGRLREEVDRFLETIRAA, encoded by the coding sequence ATGATAACGAACGTTACGTCTGGAATTTCCAATATCAAGGTGAGAACGCGTGTACTTGCGCTTTCCGCCCTTTCCGTGCTTGCAGCATTCGTTCTCGTGGCCGTGTATTTCTTTGGCGACCGCCTCGTCGCAAATGATGTCGCGCGTCAAGCGGAGTTCGTCCGGCTCGCGCAGCTATCACAGGAGCTCCAGACGGGCGCGCTGCAGATGCGCCGGCGTGAGAAGGATTTCCTCCTGCGCAAGGACATGGAATATGCTGCGAAGTACGGAGAGGAAGTGGCCGCCGTGCGCGAGACGATCCGTGAAATCGCGGCCCTGCCTGCCGCGCGCGCGATAAAGGCGGATCTGGATGATCTGGTGGCCGGGATCGACCTTCTGAACGCAAAATTCCAGTCGGTCACGGAAATCTACACAGAACTGGGCCTTTCCGAGGAAGAGGGCGTGCAGGGCCGGCTGCGCAAGGCGGTTCATGAAGTCGAGAAAACGATCGGGGAAGCCAATCTCGATGCGCTGACCGTGAAGATGCTGATGATGCGTCGACACGAAAAGGACTTCATGCTGCGCGGTGGCGCCAAATACATCAAGCGCATCGATGAACGACGGGGCGAATTCGACAACCTGCTCAAGGAAGCCGCCCTTGACGGTGCCGTGAAGGCGGAGTTGGGCCGACTGATGGATGTCTACCAGGCGGGCTTTCGCGAATATGCGCAAACCTCGTCGAAACTGGAGACTGCAATCAAGGAGCTGAGTACGACCTTTGCGGATCTGGCGCCTGTCTTCGACGCGGTTTTCACCGAGGCGGAAGCTGGCAAGGCCAAGGCCGAGGCCCACCTGCTTGGTCTTCGCGAAACCACCCGGCAGACATTCATCTTTGCTGCCGGGCTGGTTCTTGTCCTGGCCTGCGGTTTCGGGTTTCTGATTGCGGGCAGTATCACCGGACCCTTGCGTCGGCTGACGAGTGCGATGCGGGTCCTCGCTGATGGGGAGACATCCGTTCGAATTCCCAATACACAAAGCGCCAACGAGCTTGGCGACATGGCCCGAGCGGTGGAGATCTTCAGGGCGAATGCCATTCGCAATGAGGAACTCATGGCGGAACAGGCAAGGCACGAAGAGCGGTCCCGTGCAGAAAAGACGGCTCTGATGCAGCAACTGGCCGATTCCTTCAATGAAAGCGTCGGCCAGATCGTCTCGTCGGTTTCCGCGGCTTCCGAACATCTGAACCACATGGCGAGCCAGGTTTCCGGCTCATCGCAGAACACCAACGAGCAGGCCTCCGCCGTGGCCGCAGCAGCCGAACAGGTGGCGGCCAATGTGCAATCCGTTGCCACCGCCACGGATGAGATGACGGCCTCGGTTGCAGAGATCAACACGCAGGTTGCGCGGGCTTCGGAGGTTTCCAGCAAGGCGACAAGCGCCGTCGGCAAAACGTCACAGCAGATGAAGGTGTTGTCCGGCATGACGGACAAAATCGGCGAGGTCGTTTCGATGATCTCCGACATCGCATCGCAGACCAACCTGCTGGCCCTGAATGCGACCATCGAGTCCGCGCGGGCAGGCGAGGTCGGCAAGGGCTTCGCGGTCGTGGCGGGCGAGGTCAAGGAACTGGCGGGACAGACCTCGAATGCAACCGGGAATATCGCCAAGCTGATCGACGACATTCAGGCCGGAGCACGGGCCGCGGTGGACGGGATCTCGGAGATCGGAACGGTCATCAACGAGTTGGAAATGCTCTCCAACGGCATCGCCGCCGCGATCGAGCAGCAGGGGGTGACCGCGCAGGAAGTGGCGCGCAACATCACCGAAGCAGCCGTGGGCACGCAATCGGTCTCCGGCAGCATTGTCACCGTTTCACAAGCGTCCCAGGAAACAAACGCCGCCTCCACGCAGGTTCGCTCCTCCGCCGATGATCTTTCGTTGCAGTCAGGTCGCCTGCGCGAAGAGGTCGACCGGTTCCTCGAAACGATCCGGGCCGCCTGA
- a CDS encoding lysophospholipid acyltransferase family protein, translated as MTKLRSALFNLAFYLYIAVAVFAYMPAFLLPRRVGWPLVVLWARASLWMLRVICGVRMEVRGRENIPEGGFIVASKHQSAWETFALLTLFPDPTYVLKRELIWLPLFGWYTKKMKMIPVNRGKRSAALLALATAAREAIDENRQILIFPEGTRRPAGAEPNYKYGIVHLYRQLDCPVLPVALNSGLFWPRRTFLRYPGTITINILPPIQPGLKSDQFIAALKDPLEEASDDLVLEAAEAKNPPPRAREIAALIRERRTEQASG; from the coding sequence ATGACAAAGCTGCGCTCGGCGCTCTTCAATCTCGCCTTCTATCTCTACATCGCGGTTGCGGTATTCGCCTATATGCCTGCCTTCCTGCTGCCCCGCCGCGTCGGCTGGCCGCTGGTGGTGCTCTGGGCCCGGGCAAGCCTGTGGATGCTGCGTGTGATCTGCGGAGTTCGCATGGAAGTCCGCGGACGAGAGAACATCCCCGAAGGCGGTTTCATTGTTGCCTCCAAGCACCAGTCGGCCTGGGAAACCTTCGCCCTTCTGACGCTTTTCCCCGACCCCACCTATGTGCTGAAGCGCGAGCTGATCTGGCTGCCCCTTTTCGGCTGGTACACCAAGAAGATGAAGATGATCCCGGTGAACCGGGGCAAGCGCTCCGCCGCGCTTCTGGCCCTCGCCACTGCCGCACGCGAGGCCATCGACGAAAACCGACAGATCCTGATCTTTCCCGAAGGCACCCGGCGGCCGGCGGGTGCCGAACCCAACTATAAATACGGCATCGTCCATCTTTACCGGCAACTGGATTGCCCGGTGCTCCCCGTGGCGCTCAACTCCGGTCTGTTCTGGCCACGTCGCACCTTTCTGCGCTATCCCGGCACCATCACCATCAATATCCTGCCCCCCATCCAGCCCGGACTGAAGTCGGACCAGTTCATTGCCGCGCTGAAGGACCCGCTTGAAGAAGCCAGCGACGATCTCGTTCTTGAAGCGGCCGAGGCGAAGAACCCGCCGCCGCGTGCAAGGGAAATCGCGGCCCTGATCCGGGAGCGGCGAACTGAACAAGCCTCTGGATAA
- a CDS encoding YdcF family protein yields MAAERQAGFRRRVFVAVLALLGLSVGAFLAGYVLFAIHVASIVPDPEVKADGIVVLTGGRERVSGALDLLQGGRARRLLISGVHPATTPRQIMQLTESEEDIFTCCVDLDRRAMNTLGNAQESRKWAERNGFHSLIVVTSAYHMPRGILELRRAMPDMRFLPYPIFASELNLPHWYAKATTMKLLMREYVKYIVAWLRSGVEPAQRKQDAASGSTAKP; encoded by the coding sequence TTGGCTGCCGAACGCCAGGCGGGCTTTCGCAGACGGGTTTTCGTCGCCGTCCTCGCTCTGCTCGGGCTGTCCGTTGGGGCCTTTCTGGCGGGCTATGTGCTCTTCGCCATTCACGTCGCCTCCATCGTGCCGGACCCGGAGGTGAAAGCCGACGGCATCGTCGTGTTGACCGGCGGGCGTGAACGGGTTTCCGGCGCCCTGGATCTGCTGCAAGGCGGCCGGGCGCGCCGCCTGCTGATATCGGGTGTCCATCCGGCGACGACACCGCGCCAGATCATGCAGCTCACGGAGAGCGAGGAAGACATCTTCACCTGCTGCGTCGATCTGGACCGCCGTGCCATGAACACCCTCGGCAATGCGCAGGAGAGCCGGAAATGGGCGGAAAGAAACGGATTTCACTCCCTGATCGTGGTGACCAGCGCCTATCACATGCCCCGTGGCATCCTGGAGCTGCGTCGCGCCATGCCCGACATGCGTTTTCTGCCCTATCCGATTTTCGCCAGCGAGCTCAACCTGCCGCACTGGTACGCCAAAGCGACGACGATGAAGCTTCTCATGCGCGAGTATGTGAAGTATATCGTGGCCTGGCTGCGCTCGGGGGTGGAGCCGGCGCAGCGCAAGCAAGATGCCGCATCCGGCTCAACCGCCAAGCCCTGA
- a CDS encoding ABC transporter permease, which translates to MTKLPTNKSSSKPAAPAGDRERNGAGDRPARASGSSNSGNQGAGPATQKPRNPKLGLVGPLRDRKKKGKPKRGGEKSGQNKIRPPAAIVPQQSVAGRALTLVVAIMAFLACLTVGGVTLVSDAAHDWQNDLVREVTIQIKPIEGVDMVREIDKAIALAQEFQGVGEVRALSDEETKALLQPWLGSGLDLETLPVPRLVVVNLTDPQVVDFAALRDAVTRDVKGGSFDDHSVWTDRLASMAGAVVYGGIAILILMLTAMMLSVVFATRAAMAGNREVVEVLHLVGAENSFIAREFERHFLWLGLKGGIAGGGAAGIAFLLFNLLTRPETGYAGADQVSALSGGAYIGLTGFLGAAGIVVLVAALTALTSRIAVHNHLTRMD; encoded by the coding sequence ATGACAAAGCTGCCGACCAACAAGTCTTCTTCGAAACCCGCTGCGCCCGCGGGGGATCGCGAGCGCAACGGCGCGGGCGACCGGCCCGCGCGGGCGTCCGGGTCTTCGAATTCCGGCAACCAGGGCGCCGGGCCGGCGACGCAAAAGCCGCGCAACCCCAAGCTTGGACTTGTCGGCCCCTTGCGCGACAGGAAGAAGAAGGGCAAGCCGAAGCGCGGCGGCGAGAAGTCCGGCCAGAACAAGATCCGCCCGCCCGCCGCAATCGTGCCCCAGCAATCCGTTGCCGGTCGCGCGCTGACGCTCGTCGTCGCGATCATGGCCTTTCTCGCCTGCCTCACGGTCGGCGGCGTGACGCTGGTCAGCGATGCGGCCCATGACTGGCAAAACGACCTCGTGCGCGAGGTCACCATCCAGATCAAGCCCATCGAGGGCGTCGACATGGTGCGTGAGATCGACAAGGCCATCGCGCTCGCCCAGGAGTTTCAGGGCGTGGGCGAGGTGCGCGCGCTCTCGGATGAAGAAACGAAGGCCCTGCTCCAGCCCTGGCTCGGGTCCGGCCTTGATCTTGAGACCCTCCCCGTCCCACGGCTCGTGGTCGTCAATCTGACCGACCCGCAGGTTGTCGACTTCGCCGCGTTACGCGATGCGGTGACCCGGGACGTCAAGGGCGGCAGCTTCGATGATCACTCGGTATGGACCGACCGCCTCGCATCCATGGCGGGGGCCGTCGTCTATGGCGGCATCGCGATCCTCATCCTGATGCTGACCGCGATGATGCTGAGCGTCGTCTTCGCGACGCGCGCGGCCATGGCGGGCAATCGCGAGGTGGTCGAGGTGCTGCACCTGGTGGGAGCGGAAAACAGCTTCATCGCCCGCGAATTCGAGCGCCACTTCCTGTGGCTCGGCCTGAAGGGCGGCATTGCCGGTGGCGGCGCGGCGGGCATCGCCTTCCTGCTCTTCAACCTGCTGACCCGGCCGGAAACCGGTTATGCGGGCGCCGATCAGGTATCCGCCCTTTCCGGCGGCGCCTATATCGGCCTGACCGGATTTCTGGGCGCGGCCGGTATCGTCGTGCTCGTTGCCGCGCTCACCGCGCTGACATCCCGGATCGCCGTTCACAACCACCTCACCCGAATGGACTGA
- the ftsE gene encoding cell division ATP-binding protein FtsE, producing MIRFENVGLRYGMGPEVLRDITFRIEPQSFQFLTGPSGAGKTSLMRLLFMALKPTRGLIKAFGRDTANISQRDLPAVRRRIGVVFQDFRLLDHLTTYENVALPLRVLGRDESQYRGDVIELLKWVGLGERMHVQPQVLSGGEKQRAAIARALITKPEVLLADEPTGNVDPPLARRLLRLFIELNRLGTSVIIATHDFALMEQIDARRMVLADGRLSIYE from the coding sequence ATGATCCGTTTCGAAAATGTCGGCCTGCGCTACGGGATGGGCCCGGAGGTGCTTCGCGACATCACCTTCCGGATCGAACCGCAGTCGTTCCAGTTTCTGACCGGCCCTTCGGGGGCTGGCAAGACGAGCCTGATGCGCTTGCTGTTCATGGCGCTGAAACCGACACGGGGATTGATCAAGGCCTTCGGACGCGACACGGCCAATATCTCGCAGCGCGATCTGCCCGCGGTGCGCCGCCGCATTGGCGTGGTCTTTCAGGATTTCCGCCTCCTCGACCATCTGACCACCTATGAGAATGTCGCCCTGCCCTTGCGCGTTCTGGGTCGCGACGAATCCCAGTATCGGGGCGATGTGATCGAGCTGCTCAAATGGGTCGGGCTGGGCGAGCGCATGCATGTGCAACCGCAGGTTCTGTCCGGCGGCGAGAAGCAGCGCGCCGCCATTGCCCGCGCGCTCATCACCAAGCCGGAAGTGCTTCTGGCCGATGAACCGACCGGTAACGTCGACCCTCCGCTGGCGCGCCGTCTGCTGCGGCTCTTCATCGAACTCAACCGCCTCGGCACCTCCGTCATCATCGCGACCCACGATTTTGCGCTGATGGAACAGATCGACGCCCGTCGCATGGTGCTGGCGGATGGGCGTTTGAGCATTTACGAATGA
- a CDS encoding zinc-ribbon domain-containing protein — translation MKIVCPNCSTTYDVGATSIAPSGRDVRCSRCGLTWHIDPETIPETEDVSQSEDEAVDWDAAFAEADDDDDDGNGADDEDDGNLAFVRALDEDDADEGSSDNKGEREALESDPNWAFVGDEDEESDDDAGEDDDADDWQNEIGLTARDEDLASDDDLSETTADADEPVLSVEEAVKSERWWRRRKKATRDAPGYRVSRQMRAAMGLALFAGSIVLGVAIVTLREPIVRMSPNLAELYAKVGLEVNLRGLEFRDLRTFREYDKGAPVLIVEGTVENVRNTSAHVPAIRLSLRSGDAQEIYAWTVEPRQLWLRAGQTLRFSTRLASPPDVAADVLLRFTDRTRRQTDI, via the coding sequence TTGAAGATCGTTTGTCCGAACTGCAGCACAACCTATGATGTCGGGGCAACCAGCATTGCGCCGAGCGGTCGGGATGTGCGCTGTTCACGCTGCGGCCTGACCTGGCATATCGACCCCGAAACGATCCCGGAAACCGAAGATGTTTCGCAGAGCGAAGACGAAGCGGTCGATTGGGACGCGGCGTTCGCCGAAGCTGACGATGACGATGACGACGGCAACGGGGCCGACGACGAGGACGATGGCAATCTCGCCTTTGTCCGCGCGCTTGATGAAGACGACGCGGACGAAGGCTCTTCCGACAATAAAGGTGAGCGGGAGGCTCTGGAGAGCGATCCCAACTGGGCCTTTGTCGGTGATGAGGACGAGGAGAGCGACGACGACGCGGGCGAAGACGACGACGCGGACGACTGGCAGAACGAAATAGGGCTGACGGCGCGGGACGAAGACCTGGCGTCGGACGACGATCTGTCGGAGACGACGGCAGACGCGGATGAGCCCGTGCTGAGTGTCGAAGAGGCCGTGAAGTCGGAGCGCTGGTGGCGCAGGCGCAAGAAAGCGACGCGCGATGCGCCGGGCTACCGGGTCTCGCGGCAAATGCGCGCCGCAATGGGCCTTGCGCTGTTTGCCGGCTCGATCGTGCTCGGGGTCGCCATTGTCACGCTTCGCGAACCAATCGTGCGCATGTCCCCCAATCTCGCCGAGCTTTACGCCAAGGTCGGACTGGAAGTGAACCTGCGCGGCCTGGAATTCCGGGATTTGCGCACTTTCAGGGAATATGACAAGGGCGCGCCGGTTCTGATCGTGGAAGGCACGGTGGAGAACGTGAGGAACACCTCCGCCCACGTGCCGGCGATCCGTTTGTCGCTTCGCAGCGGTGATGCACAGGAAATCTATGCATGGACGGTGGAACCGCGCCAACTGTGGTTGCGCGCCGGGCAGACCCTGCGCTTCAGTACGCGTCTCGCATCGCCGCCCGATGTGGCGGCGGACGTGTTGCTGCGCTTCACCGACCGCACAAGGCGTCAAACCGACATCTGA
- the hpt gene encoding hypoxanthine phosphoribosyltransferase yields the protein MTTEPEIAVLYDEDAIARRVDAIAAALAEADMDRLLVVAVLKGSFVFAADLIRAMHRAGIAPEMEFIHLSSYGAGKTSSGTIRVVRDIESDVAGRDVLLVDDILESGRTLAFARDLIMERGARAVKVAALLDKPHHRAIDLQADYVGFDCPDKFVVGYGMDAAHAYRQLPFIGYIVEEK from the coding sequence ATGACAACCGAGCCTGAAATCGCCGTCCTTTATGACGAGGACGCCATCGCCCGACGGGTCGATGCCATCGCCGCCGCGCTTGCTGAGGCCGACATGGACCGTCTTCTGGTCGTGGCGGTTCTGAAGGGCAGCTTCGTTTTCGCAGCCGATCTGATCCGCGCCATGCATCGCGCGGGCATCGCGCCGGAGATGGAGTTCATCCATCTGTCGAGCTACGGCGCGGGCAAGACATCCTCCGGCACGATCCGCGTGGTGCGCGATATCGAGAGCGATGTTGCGGGCCGGGATGTGCTGCTGGTCGACGATATTCTGGAATCCGGCCGCACGCTTGCCTTTGCGCGCGATCTGATCATGGAACGCGGCGCAAGGGCCGTGAAAGTGGCGGCCCTTCTCGACAAGCCGCACCATCGGGCGATCGATCTTCAGGCCGACTATGTCGGCTTCGATTGTCCGGACAAGTTCGTCGTTGGCTACGGGATGGACGCAGCCCATGCTTACCGTCAGTTGCCGTTCATCGGCTATATCGTCGAGGAGAAATAG
- a CDS encoding response regulator, producing MARILVTEDDEAVRSFVKRALELDGHSVEIAEDGGEAVDVLKQYGGAFDLVLSDIKMPVMDGIALALVVARDWPSLRILLMTGFADQRERAHNLDALVHDVVTKPFSLADIRRAVSMALAGIINEDDRKLYA from the coding sequence ATGGCACGGATACTGGTGACCGAGGACGACGAGGCGGTCCGCTCTTTCGTGAAGCGGGCGCTCGAACTCGACGGCCATTCGGTGGAAATTGCTGAGGACGGTGGCGAGGCGGTTGACGTCCTCAAGCAGTATGGCGGTGCGTTCGATCTGGTGTTGTCGGATATCAAGATGCCGGTCATGGACGGCATTGCGCTGGCGCTGGTCGTCGCACGCGACTGGCCGTCGCTTCGCATCCTGTTGATGACCGGGTTTGCCGATCAGCGTGAACGTGCGCACAATCTCGACGCTCTGGTCCACGATGTGGTGACCAAACCCTTCTCGTTGGCAGATATCCGCCGCGCCGTTTCCATGGCCCTGGCCGGCATCATCAATGAGGATGACCGCAAGCTCTATGCCTGA